Proteins encoded within one genomic window of Lactococcus garvieae:
- a CDS encoding BMP family lipoprotein has protein sequence MNKRIFAVGALALASVAVLAGCRGRDAASGGEAKTDLNVAMITDTGGVDDRSFNQSAWEGLQAWGKDNNLSRGKGINYFQSNSASDYTANFNSAVSGGYDLVFGIGFGLQEATSQAAKNNPDTKFAIIDSVIENQENVVSATFADQESAYLAGVAAAKTTKTDHVGFIGGIASDIITAFEVGFQEGVKSVNPDIKIDVQYAGSFSDAGKGKTIASAMYSGGADIIYQAAGGVGTGVFTEARVLNETKNEADKVWVIGVDRDQEDEGKFKSKDGKESNFVLASTLKEVGNVVKDVSNKTKDDKFPGGEILKYDLKNSGVALARNNTSDDAWKAVETAKEKIINGEITVPAK, from the coding sequence ATGAATAAACGTATTTTCGCAGTTGGTGCTCTTGCACTTGCATCAGTAGCAGTTCTGGCAGGTTGCCGTGGACGTGACGCAGCTTCAGGTGGTGAAGCCAAAACAGATCTCAATGTAGCGATGATAACCGACACTGGTGGTGTTGATGACCGTTCGTTCAACCAGTCAGCTTGGGAAGGCTTGCAAGCTTGGGGTAAAGATAACAACCTTTCAAGAGGTAAAGGTATCAACTACTTCCAATCAAACTCAGCTTCTGACTACACAGCCAACTTTAACTCAGCTGTATCTGGTGGATATGACTTAGTATTCGGTATTGGCTTTGGCCTCCAAGAAGCAACTTCACAGGCTGCTAAAAATAATCCAGATACTAAATTTGCAATCATTGACTCAGTGATTGAGAACCAAGAAAATGTAGTTTCTGCAACTTTCGCGGACCAAGAGTCAGCATATCTTGCTGGTGTAGCAGCAGCTAAGACAACAAAAACTGATCACGTTGGTTTCATCGGAGGAATTGCTTCCGATATCATTACAGCCTTCGAAGTTGGTTTCCAAGAAGGTGTTAAATCTGTAAACCCAGACATCAAAATAGATGTTCAATATGCAGGTTCATTTAGCGATGCAGGTAAAGGTAAAACTATCGCTTCTGCAATGTACTCTGGTGGAGCAGATATCATCTATCAAGCAGCTGGTGGTGTAGGTACAGGTGTCTTCACAGAAGCACGTGTTCTTAACGAAACTAAGAATGAAGCAGACAAAGTTTGGGTTATCGGTGTTGACCGTGACCAAGAAGATGAAGGTAAATTCAAATCTAAAGATGGTAAAGAATCTAACTTCGTATTAGCTTCTACACTTAAAGAAGTAGGTAATGTTGTCAAAGACGTTTCAAACAAAACTAAAGATGACAAATTCCCTGGTGGTGAAATTCTTAAGTACGACTTGAAAAACTCAGGTGTAGCTCTCGCTCGTAACAATACTTCAGATGATGCTTGGAAAGCTGTAGAAACTGCTAAAGAAAAAATCATCAACGGTGAAATCACAGTTCCTGCAAAATAA
- a CDS encoding class I SAM-dependent methyltransferase, producing MVKTNMYYEDNRDLAHDVQELSVELLGLSFRFLTDAGVFSKNAVDYGSRVLLDNFQPESAKALLDVGCGYGTLGLTLAKKYGLQATLIDVNSRALDLAKENAQKNNVEVSDIYLSDIYENVKESFDAIISNPPIRAGKEVVHAILSGAYEHLNIEGHLTIVIQKKQGAPSAQKKMEEVFGNCEVVAKNKGYYILRSYKEKL from the coding sequence ATGGTAAAAACAAATATGTATTATGAAGATAATCGAGATTTGGCACACGATGTGCAAGAATTATCGGTTGAACTTTTAGGACTTTCTTTCCGCTTTTTGACGGATGCTGGCGTTTTTTCTAAAAATGCTGTGGACTATGGTTCACGTGTCTTACTGGATAATTTCCAACCTGAATCGGCAAAAGCTCTGCTTGATGTTGGATGTGGATATGGAACCCTCGGCTTGACCTTAGCTAAGAAATATGGTTTGCAAGCGACTCTAATAGATGTCAACAGTCGTGCATTAGATTTAGCGAAGGAGAATGCACAAAAAAATAATGTCGAAGTTTCTGACATTTATTTATCAGATATCTATGAAAATGTAAAAGAATCTTTTGATGCAATTATTTCCAATCCCCCTATACGCGCGGGGAAAGAAGTGGTACATGCTATCTTGTCTGGTGCTTATGAGCACTTGAATATTGAAGGACATTTAACTATTGTTATTCAGAAAAAACAAGGTGCGCCAAGTGCTCAAAAGAAAATGGAAGAAGTCTTCGGAAATTGTGAAGTGGTTGCTAAAAATAAAGGTTATTACATTTTAAGAAGTTATAAGGAGAAGCTATGA
- a CDS encoding PLDc N-terminal domain-containing protein, with product MDIRIIIPLSFLGLIYLGMCVYSLAKIPQVKYLPKWAWAIICIVSVPLGGIFYFIFGRDTNE from the coding sequence ATGGATATTCGTATTATTATCCCGCTGTCTTTTTTGGGTTTAATTTATTTAGGTATGTGTGTTTATAGCCTTGCGAAAATACCACAAGTCAAGTATTTACCAAAATGGGCATGGGCAATTATTTGTATTGTCTCTGTCCCTTTGGGAGGAATATTCTACTTTATCTTTGGAAGGGATACGAATGAGTAA
- a CDS encoding pyrimidine-nucleoside phosphorylase yields MTYRMVDLIQKKRDGGTFDKAEIDWLISGYAAGEVPDYQMSALAMAIYFKGMTTEETANLTMAMVASGKEFDLSAIPGIKVDKHSTGGVGDKVTIILAPLVASFGVPVAKMSGRGLGHTGGTLDKLESIPGFEIEKTEEDFIAQVKDSGIAVIGQSDELVKADKLLYALRDVTATVDIIPLIASSIMSKKIASGSNAILLDVTVGDGAFMKNIEDARILARTMVDLGKAVGRETVAVLTNMNQPLGYSIGNRNEITEAVETLNGKGTNEFRHFIAELAQIMLSLAGIEKSISEIIENFDNGKAYAKFVAMCQAQHGDATAFDYLTAPLNVAHTVEIHAEREGYISQERAMGVGIVAMKLGAGRATKTDTIDFEAGINLAKKVGDAVKTGDLIATLYSNREIIADLVAEFNENIHISDQQIHAPEILEIIR; encoded by the coding sequence ATGACATATAGAATGGTAGATCTGATTCAAAAAAAACGTGATGGTGGCACTTTTGACAAAGCTGAAATTGACTGGCTTATCTCGGGATATGCAGCAGGAGAAGTTCCTGATTATCAAATGTCAGCACTGGCAATGGCGATATACTTTAAAGGGATGACCACAGAAGAAACGGCGAATTTGACAATGGCGATGGTAGCATCTGGTAAAGAGTTCGACCTATCAGCCATTCCAGGTATTAAGGTTGATAAGCATTCTACCGGCGGCGTTGGAGATAAGGTCACAATTATTTTAGCCCCTCTTGTTGCAAGCTTTGGTGTTCCTGTGGCTAAAATGTCCGGACGTGGTTTGGGACACACAGGAGGTACGCTTGATAAGTTGGAATCTATTCCGGGCTTCGAAATTGAGAAGACAGAAGAAGATTTCATCGCTCAAGTTAAAGATTCAGGTATTGCTGTTATTGGTCAATCTGATGAGTTAGTCAAGGCCGATAAACTTCTCTATGCTTTACGTGATGTGACAGCAACGGTGGACATTATTCCATTGATTGCAAGCTCGATTATGTCTAAAAAAATTGCCTCAGGCTCAAATGCGATCTTGTTGGATGTGACTGTTGGTGATGGCGCCTTCATGAAAAATATTGAAGATGCGCGGATTCTTGCTCGCACAATGGTTGATTTAGGAAAAGCTGTCGGCCGTGAGACCGTGGCTGTCCTAACCAACATGAATCAACCACTCGGCTATTCTATTGGTAATCGAAATGAAATTACAGAAGCAGTAGAGACGCTAAATGGCAAAGGGACAAATGAATTTCGCCATTTTATTGCGGAACTGGCACAAATTATGCTCAGTTTAGCTGGGATTGAAAAGTCCATTTCTGAGATCATTGAAAACTTTGACAATGGAAAAGCTTATGCGAAGTTTGTTGCAATGTGTCAAGCGCAACATGGTGATGCGACTGCCTTTGATTATTTAACGGCTCCATTGAATGTAGCGCATACTGTCGAAATTCATGCTGAGCGTGAGGGCTATATTTCACAAGAAAGAGCAATGGGCGTGGGTATTGTAGCAATGAAGCTTGGTGCAGGAAGAGCAACTAAAACCGATACTATTGATTTTGAAGCAGGCATTAATCTTGCTAAAAAAGTTGGAGATGCAGTTAAAACGGGCGATTTAATTGCCACGCTTTATAGTAACCGTGAAATCATAGCAGACTTAGTTGCTGAATTTAATGAAAATATCCATATCTCTGATCAACAAATTCATGCACCTGAAATTTTGGAAATTATTCGCTGA
- a CDS encoding sensor histidine kinase: MGTTSLMKKIKLKNIVISTIIYLVATVILLVFLNIQILKTDTNRVLHTIDTTKTLLAEHPNSALPSKFQYLPAGTHNADTNKIEEGADYAQTVSRQSIEITSPIRENGVIVGYLHASDTRTSPWFTNLMVGGFATLVYLACAFYIFVHARRNYLFTQDIVAKIKNIERSPLTQSYLMSENDDKVTLALNSLGEYIQNQILSHSEKKENIYEFIELFQFPIFIYNAKGKIRKTNAAFKNEFADTHNLDIFSPYADFLTFLVDKMLNPTTQEKNFYFENINAYYQVRISPLPDLDNRFLVTLLDITAFKRTLSAHNELIANVSHELKTPLTSIKGFAELLKDNTLPESERLEFSHIISKESARLIALVQDTLLLTKQNIHIEKKKINLSQIIEEILKSSQPLLAEKSLSLNTDIANISQVTNRPMIHSIFENLIENAIKYTDNKGKIFIGLHQVGKKIIFTVTDNGPGLTEIEKSRIFDRFYRVDESRAQVSGTGLGLSIVDKNVRELQGKIEVISVPGKGTTFTVTL, encoded by the coding sequence TTGGGTACTACTTCTCTGATGAAAAAAATAAAGCTTAAAAATATTGTCATTTCGACAATTATTTATCTTGTTGCGACTGTGATTCTGCTCGTTTTTCTCAATATACAGATTCTAAAAACAGACACAAATCGCGTCTTACACACTATTGACACTACTAAAACACTTCTTGCTGAGCACCCTAATTCCGCACTTCCTAGCAAGTTTCAGTATCTTCCTGCCGGAACACACAATGCTGACACTAACAAGATTGAAGAAGGCGCAGATTACGCTCAAACTGTAAGCCGTCAATCAATTGAAATTACCAGTCCTATCCGTGAAAATGGTGTAATAGTTGGTTACCTTCATGCTTCTGACACACGTACTTCTCCTTGGTTTACGAATTTGATGGTTGGTGGATTTGCAACTCTTGTTTATCTGGCTTGTGCTTTCTATATTTTTGTTCATGCCCGACGTAATTATCTCTTTACTCAGGACATTGTAGCCAAAATCAAGAATATTGAGCGCAGTCCGCTTACACAAAGCTATTTGATGAGCGAAAATGATGACAAAGTTACATTAGCTCTTAATTCTTTAGGAGAATATATTCAGAATCAAATCTTATCTCATAGTGAAAAGAAAGAGAATATTTACGAATTTATAGAGCTGTTCCAATTTCCAATCTTTATTTACAATGCAAAGGGAAAGATACGTAAAACAAATGCGGCCTTTAAGAATGAATTTGCTGACACACATAATCTCGATATTTTTAGTCCATATGCAGATTTCTTGACGTTCTTAGTAGACAAAATGCTCAACCCTACAACTCAAGAAAAAAACTTCTATTTTGAAAATATCAATGCTTATTACCAAGTACGTATCTCTCCTCTTCCTGATTTGGACAACCGTTTCTTGGTCACTTTACTTGATATCACTGCATTTAAGCGTACACTTAGTGCCCATAATGAACTGATTGCCAATGTGAGTCATGAGCTTAAGACACCGCTGACTTCTATTAAAGGATTTGCTGAATTGCTTAAAGATAATACTTTGCCTGAAAGTGAAAGACTAGAGTTTTCCCATATTATCAGTAAAGAAAGTGCAAGATTGATTGCTTTAGTTCAAGATACACTACTTTTAACCAAGCAAAATATTCATATTGAGAAGAAAAAAATTAATCTTTCACAGATTATTGAAGAGATTCTAAAAAGTTCCCAACCATTACTGGCGGAAAAAAGCTTATCTCTCAACACAGACATTGCTAATATTTCGCAAGTAACAAACCGACCGATGATTCACAGTATTTTTGAAAATCTCATCGAAAATGCAATCAAGTATACAGACAATAAAGGAAAAATATTTATTGGGTTGCATCAAGTAGGGAAAAAAATAATCTTCACCGTAACAGATAATGGCCCTGGACTTACAGAAATTGAAAAATCACGTATCTTTGACCGTTTCTATCGTGTTGATGAAAGTCGCGCACAAGTGTCTGGTACTGGTTTGGGTCTCTCGATTGTTGACAAAAATGTCAGAGAGCTTCAAGGAAAAATCGAGGTTATTAGTGTACCTGGTAAAGGAACGACCTTCACTGTAACTTTATAA
- the deoC gene encoding deoxyribose-phosphate aldolase, with amino-acid sequence MKINQYIDHTILKADATQAKVQAIIDEAKKYEFASVCINPTWVAFAAEQLKDEVSKVCTVIGFPLGANTSDLKAFEAADAIKKGADEIDMVINIGAAKDGNWDLVESDIAAVNAVKDGRVLKVIIETSLLTDEEKVKACQAAQRAGADFVKTSTGFSTAGATVADVKLMRETVGSEMGVKASGGIRNLADAKAMIEAGANRLGCSSGVAIMEGETANASY; translated from the coding sequence ATGAAAATCAATCAATATATTGACCACACTATCCTCAAAGCCGATGCAACTCAAGCGAAGGTACAAGCTATCATTGATGAAGCTAAAAAATATGAGTTTGCAAGCGTATGTATCAACCCAACATGGGTAGCTTTTGCCGCTGAGCAACTCAAAGATGAAGTTTCAAAAGTTTGTACAGTTATTGGCTTCCCTCTTGGAGCAAACACTTCTGATTTGAAAGCCTTTGAAGCAGCAGATGCTATCAAAAAAGGTGCAGATGAGATTGACATGGTCATTAACATTGGTGCGGCAAAAGATGGAAACTGGGACCTCGTAGAAAGCGATATTGCTGCTGTCAATGCAGTTAAAGATGGACGTGTTCTTAAAGTTATCATTGAAACAAGTCTTTTGACTGATGAAGAAAAAGTTAAAGCTTGCCAAGCAGCACAACGTGCGGGAGCTGATTTTGTTAAAACTTCAACAGGCTTCTCTACAGCAGGAGCTACAGTAGCAGATGTAAAACTTATGCGTGAAACAGTGGGTTCAGAGATGGGTGTTAAAGCCTCAGGAGGAATTCGTAATCTTGCCGATGCTAAAGCCATGATCGAAGCAGGGGCAAATCGCCTTGGTTGTTCTTCAGGAGTCGCTATTATGGAAGGTGAAACTGCAAATGCCAGCTACTAA
- a CDS encoding cytidine deaminase, whose amino-acid sequence MPATKELIEAAREASTHAYVPYSKFPVGAALVTTDGKVYKGCNIENASFGLSNCAERTAIFKAVSEDQLQFSSLYIYGETSAPISPCGACRQVVSEFCDADMPVYLLSQTGEVKETSVGQLLPYSFKELE is encoded by the coding sequence ATGCCAGCTACTAAAGAACTTATTGAAGCAGCACGAGAAGCGAGTACGCATGCTTATGTCCCGTATTCAAAATTTCCTGTTGGTGCTGCACTCGTGACTACTGATGGAAAAGTGTATAAAGGATGTAACATTGAGAATGCAAGCTTCGGCTTAAGCAATTGTGCTGAGCGAACAGCAATATTTAAAGCTGTATCGGAAGACCAACTCCAATTTTCAAGTCTTTATATTTATGGAGAAACGTCTGCTCCTATTAGTCCTTGTGGTGCGTGTCGCCAAGTGGTTTCAGAATTCTGTGATGCCGATATGCCCGTTTACCTTTTGTCTCAAACAGGTGAGGTCAAGGAAACATCAGTGGGGCAATTGTTGCCATATTCCTTCAAAGAACTGGAATAA
- a CDS encoding putative DNA-binding protein has translation MEIEKTNRMNTLFEFYATLLTDKQMNYIELYYADNYSLAEIAEEFNVSRQAVYDNIKRTEKVLEGYEEKLHLFSNYVVRNQLIDSLLAEYASDTHLTNLLREIQKIDEDEF, from the coding sequence ATGGAAATCGAAAAAACCAATCGTATGAACACACTTTTTGAGTTTTACGCCACTCTTTTGACAGATAAACAGATGAATTATATTGAACTTTATTATGCAGATAATTATAGTTTGGCAGAGATTGCTGAAGAGTTTAACGTTAGTCGTCAGGCAGTATATGATAATATCAAGAGGACTGAAAAAGTATTGGAGGGCTACGAAGAAAAACTACATCTTTTTTCAAACTATGTGGTGCGCAATCAATTGATTGATAGCTTGCTGGCAGAATATGCTTCAGATACACACTTAACCAACCTTTTACGTGAAATTCAAAAAATTGATGAAGATGAATTTTAA
- a CDS encoding response regulator transcription factor produces MKKILIADDDRSILTLLSYNFRQSDFEVTTVSDGKQALDKAKKNHYDLILLDLMMPKLSGIEVTEILRKKQNFTPILILTARDDEEMKLTGLNSGSDEYLDKATPMKEIIVRVNALIRRHQHYNQTLESEKSLEKPGVKFDRLELDFTKKICIFDGQPLDLTKREFEILELLIERSGDVISREELLQHFWGISSAAETRTIDVLISKIRKKLDNQFIKTKRGFGYYFSDEKNKA; encoded by the coding sequence ATGAAAAAGATTCTAATTGCGGATGATGATCGTTCGATTTTAACCTTACTTTCTTACAACTTTAGACAGAGTGACTTTGAGGTTACAACGGTAAGTGATGGAAAGCAAGCCTTGGATAAAGCTAAGAAAAATCATTACGATTTAATCTTGCTAGATTTGATGATGCCTAAACTTTCTGGTATTGAGGTTACAGAGATTCTGCGTAAAAAGCAGAACTTTACACCAATTTTGATATTGACAGCACGTGACGATGAGGAGATGAAACTGACAGGGTTGAATTCAGGTTCTGATGAATACTTGGATAAAGCCACTCCCATGAAGGAAATTATTGTGCGTGTGAATGCCCTCATCCGCCGTCATCAACATTATAATCAAACCTTAGAAAGTGAAAAATCCCTAGAAAAACCAGGGGTCAAGTTTGATAGACTCGAACTTGATTTCACCAAAAAGATTTGTATATTTGACGGCCAGCCACTAGATTTGACCAAACGCGAATTTGAAATTTTAGAACTTTTGATTGAACGTTCAGGTGATGTTATTTCACGTGAAGAATTACTCCAGCATTTCTGGGGTATCTCGTCTGCTGCGGAAACACGTACGATAGACGTTTTAATCAGTAAAATTCGTAAAAAATTAGACAACCAATTTATAAAAACAAAACGAGGGTTTGGGTACTACTTCTCTGATGAAAAAAATAAAGCTTAA
- a CDS encoding GntR family transcriptional regulator, with amino-acid sequence MQRSNVPNYIRIHDAIKEEIEKAVWKIGERLPSERDLAERFGVSRMTARQAVTSLVDEGILERRIGSGTYVASRRVREKMRGTTSFTEIITAQGKTPSTELLSYLKTLPNEVECEKLQITKDQIIIRMERVRYADQVPICYEVASIPYELVRSFEKKSITSNFFNTLTQAGYEIEHSEQIISAKKVSTEVADYLKIKSGDAILGLTQISYLSDGRAFEYVLSQYVGDRFEFYLER; translated from the coding sequence ATGCAAAGAAGCAACGTTCCGAATTACATTCGAATTCATGACGCAATAAAGGAAGAAATTGAAAAAGCAGTTTGGAAAATCGGAGAGCGCTTGCCTAGTGAGCGCGATTTAGCTGAACGATTTGGAGTGAGTCGGATGACAGCTCGACAAGCAGTGACCTCACTTGTGGATGAGGGTATTTTGGAGCGCCGTATCGGAAGCGGAACATACGTGGCTAGTCGTCGAGTCCGTGAAAAAATGCGTGGAACAACCTCCTTTACCGAAATTATTACGGCTCAAGGGAAGACACCTTCTACAGAACTCTTAAGTTATCTCAAAACCCTGCCAAATGAAGTAGAATGTGAAAAATTGCAAATTACAAAGGATCAAATTATTATACGTATGGAACGTGTACGCTATGCGGATCAAGTACCGATTTGCTATGAAGTTGCAAGTATTCCGTATGAACTTGTCAGGTCTTTTGAAAAGAAAAGTATTACCTCTAACTTTTTTAACACCTTAACTCAAGCTGGATATGAGATTGAACACAGCGAGCAGATTATTTCTGCAAAAAAAGTAAGTACAGAAGTAGCAGATTATTTAAAAATCAAATCAGGAGATGCTATTTTAGGTCTCACACAGATTTCTTATCTCTCAGACGGACGTGCCTTTGAGTATGTTCTCTCCCAATATGTTGGAGACCGTTTTGAATTTTATTTAGAGCGTTAA
- a CDS encoding ABC transporter ATP-binding protein has product MSKIIEIENLTVSFGNFEALKNVTCSIEADAGIIGLIGPNGAGKTTLIHAILGQHKANQGQIKLANQALAYCPDTPEFPAYLTATEVLQQSCALNEKVEDLQLIEATLEKVGLADYPHKRVGGYSRGMKQRLGIAIALLLDPVLIFLDEPTSALDPIGRIEILQLITSVAQEKTVVVSSHLLADIENIADRLLILNRGELLFEGGLHQFIENSKMDEFAELEIKSESFKQEVMDILQVNDIEFYPEITGKLMIKSDYSEKLLQIFPDIGDKISTYRATSNSLEMAFERIITGGEQ; this is encoded by the coding sequence ATGAGTAAAATTATCGAAATAGAAAACTTAACTGTTTCTTTTGGAAATTTTGAAGCCTTAAAAAATGTCACGTGTTCAATCGAAGCAGATGCAGGAATTATCGGATTAATTGGACCGAACGGTGCAGGAAAAACGACTTTGATTCATGCTATTCTTGGACAACATAAAGCTAATCAAGGGCAAATAAAGTTAGCTAACCAAGCGCTGGCTTACTGCCCCGACACACCAGAATTTCCCGCTTATCTTACGGCAACAGAGGTTCTGCAACAAAGCTGTGCTTTGAACGAGAAAGTAGAAGATTTGCAGCTTATCGAAGCTACCCTTGAGAAAGTCGGACTAGCCGATTATCCTCACAAAAGAGTGGGAGGTTACTCACGAGGAATGAAGCAGCGCTTAGGTATCGCTATTGCCCTCTTGCTTGATCCTGTTTTGATATTTCTTGATGAACCAACCAGTGCATTAGACCCTATCGGTCGGATTGAGATTCTTCAATTGATTACATCCGTAGCACAGGAAAAAACTGTAGTTGTTTCCAGCCACTTACTAGCGGATATAGAAAATATTGCTGATCGTCTTCTTATTTTAAACCGTGGAGAACTGTTATTTGAGGGGGGACTTCATCAGTTTATTGAAAACAGTAAAATGGATGAATTTGCGGAGTTGGAAATCAAAAGTGAGAGCTTCAAACAAGAGGTAATGGACATTCTGCAAGTTAATGATATTGAGTTTTATCCTGAGATAACAGGAAAATTGATGATTAAAAGTGATTATTCTGAAAAGCTTTTGCAAATTTTTCCAGATATTGGTGATAAGATCAGTACATATCGCGCAACGAGTAACAGTTTAGAAATGGCTTTTGAACGGATAATTACAGGAGGAGAACAATGA